Within the Nerophis ophidion isolate RoL-2023_Sa linkage group LG01, RoL_Noph_v1.0, whole genome shotgun sequence genome, the region GTTGACAGTAGCCCTAAACTTAAGGGGCTACGGACAAAGAGTAACAAAGCACTAGAGGAGCCACTGCACAATCTTACCAAGAGTCCAAGTCCAGTTCTTTCAAAATGCAATGTGGTCTTGAACCAGGTGAGAGATTTACCACCAGACGACGCAAGGTTTCCCACTTTGAAGGCCAGTAACCAACTTGATAAAAACGGTGATGCGCTATCCAAATGTGGTGAAGGTGGGACTTGGCACCATGCCTCAGGTGACACATTTCGACCTCTCACTCCAAGCAAGGAGACTGATACCGACGTAGGCATTACGACGATGTCAAAACCGCAGGCGCTCTCACACCGACCTGCCACTCAAAGAACGTTCATTGAAGTTCAACTGTACTCTTTCTCTGGTACCTCACCTACCGTGGCAAACAAGCGCACAGTGGACTCTAAAAATGATTCATTTGCACAATCGGGCACCCATGTCCTTACGAACTGTGCTTCGAAAGAAAGGACATCAAATGGTCTAGTTGATCAAATAAAGGATCGTCATTCAGATACAAATAGTACCTTGAAACCCGCTGAGACGGGTGATAACCCCAAATCCGGCATCTCCAAGCTGCACAAAAAGACAATTCTAAGGCGAAGCTTTGTTACAGACACTCCGTTTTCTGTGGACTACAATCCCTTCTCGGTCCAACACAAGATAAAGTCCTTCGAAAACCTGGCACACTTTGACAAACCTCTGGCTAAATGTAGTGATAATCCGTCATATGCTCTGGCATACGGAGCCTCACTAAACCAAAGGATCGCAGGTTATCTGGGCTTGGCAAACTTTGACTACCAGGCACAGCAACACATCTCGACACCACCCTGCTCATCGGAAAAACCTCTGTCAAACATCACTTTGATAAACCTCGACCCTGCTTATACAAGCTCTAATACGGTTTACCTGACTAAGGACAGTCTTGTCTCTAAAGTGCCAAAAGGTTTGGATGTTACACCAGCGACCCCACCTGTGCTGCGGAGGAAACATGCCAGACTTTCCTGCCACCGGTTGAGGCAAGCCAGGGCTCTCAGTATGCCAGAACTGGGAAAACTGAGCACATGCGACCTGTTAGCCAGAACGGATGGCGTTGAGGATAAAACTGAGGTACCCGTTCCTTCCCCTGCCACAGAGACCGTGGGCTTGTCACCTTCTGCAACACAAATAATGATAGAGCGGACTAAAGAAGGCCAAAGTAACACGCTAGAAACACCTGAGAGAAACTCTGATAGCACTAAGCCGCAGTCTGACTCCTCAGTCAAGTAAGGAACTCTGTTGAACCAGTTAAGGTgcctttattttccgtaatgtcTCAACAGTATTTTGTGTTCAGGTCCAGAGGTTCTCTGCAAACGACGAATGAGCTGTGCTGTCCTGCTTCCACAGAGGTACCGCATGACGGCTTCCTACCTTCTACATCCTTTCGTGCGCAGATATCAGTAAACTAGTTTCGTCTTGGGTCTGCGCAGGTCACCAAGCACACTCGCCTTGTGGTCCTGCATAAGGACCAAGGCTCAGGA harbors:
- the LOC133550785 gene encoding uncharacterized protein LOC133550785 isoform X2; amino-acid sequence: MAMSFGSSDGDISLIPDKSLRGSSDEDQASNAKIRRCDLKPQTNSPILISNIDDIIQEMSPTFDKSPSNTLPAENISEKGDVQVPAQSSRQDYALLYSPSENTTFFHADTAVSDCSPYANQPKEDRSSVSNRLSPERFDVLDKGKDSNADHCDSIGDSTCEKLNKLSTGAYSLRNPPLDEKKGERCSGNDQVLSPDGGVPSNTPLLLPSHNNEPSQRTRVFTDPSYVASKERSQNSQWKDVSAMEKAPAMSLSPMECHVISAFGSDSDKRDEAFHPGRLSIHGNLSSLDCPDHLPHDALLDSDAIKPLNAEPPEQTSFKQTYNVTTDGSSGAESSTEKIPNARPIPKFHDTFQVDSSPKLKGLRTKSNKALEEPLHNLTKSPSPVLSKCNVVLNQVRDLPPDDARFPTLKASNQLDKNGDALSKCGEGGTWHHASGDTFRPLTPSKETDTDVGITTMSKPQALSHRPATQRTFIEVQLYSFSGTSPTVANKRTVDSKNDSFAQSGTHVLTNCASKERTSNGLVDQIKDRHSDTNSTLKPAETGDNPKSGISKLHKKTILRRSFVTDTPFSVDYNPFSVQHKIKSFENLAHFDKPLAKCSDNPSYALAYGASLNQRIAGYLGLANFDYQAQQHISTPPCSSEKPLSNITLINLDPAYTSSNTVYLTKDSLVSKVPKGLDVTPATPPVLRRKHARLSCHRLRQARALSMPELGKLSTCDLLARTDGVEDKTEVPVPSPATETVGLSPSATQIMIERTKEGQSNTLETPERNSDSTKPQSDSSVNILCSGPEVLCKRRMSCAVLLPQRSPSTLALWSCIRTKAQDLASVLPEEVTWSKRSSLSIGCSAKVQPAWKEPF